One Mycobacterium marseillense DNA window includes the following coding sequences:
- a CDS encoding ester cyclase — MSTAHALYARWITELWNGRPAAGELVTDDFVGHWPGREVHGPDALAQIIEQTRNMFSDLNFTIEVGPLSEGDLVAGRWVGTGHGPDGPVSFTGNDILRVAADGQRFAEYWTGTSAG, encoded by the coding sequence ATGTCAACCGCCCACGCCCTGTACGCCCGCTGGATCACCGAACTGTGGAATGGACGGCCCGCCGCGGGCGAGCTTGTCACCGACGACTTCGTCGGTCATTGGCCCGGCCGGGAGGTACACGGACCGGACGCGCTCGCGCAGATCATCGAGCAGACACGAAACATGTTCTCGGACTTGAACTTCACCATCGAGGTCGGTCCCCTGTCTGAGGGTGACCTGGTGGCCGGGCGTTGGGTGGGCACCGGCCACGGCCCCGACGGCCCGGTCTCGTTCACCGGCAACGACATCCTTCGCGTGGCCGCCGACGGCCAGCGCTTCGCCGAGTACTGGACGGGCACTTCGGCGGGCTGA
- a CDS encoding DUF4436 domain-containing protein: protein MRSGGMKYTVVGLVALIIAAYVGSIMMYAQGDAVRRLEDVTPVASGDEPSATFNVEEIQSNNSVLAVNLAFNPGSALLDPKTHHLKEDLSLRVRSSAMPSRHTWTKGMLPGLMAVPLTIGGQIERWPFDRYRSGPLEVEIFYGSETDRAPAHVPVTFVDHLSGWQLTATRPQADGPYRLYLRRSLSTAAFAIVILGVLITIASLALFVAIQTARDRRPFQPPMTTWYAAMLFAVVPLRNALPGSPPFGSWVDITVVIWVLLALAVSMVLYIGCWWRHLNPPALAAAAPAAEPAPSRS, encoded by the coding sequence ATGCGATCGGGCGGCATGAAATACACCGTCGTAGGGCTCGTCGCGCTCATCATCGCGGCATACGTCGGGTCGATCATGATGTACGCCCAAGGCGACGCCGTCCGGCGGCTGGAGGACGTCACCCCGGTCGCGAGCGGCGACGAGCCTTCGGCGACGTTCAACGTCGAAGAGATCCAGTCGAACAACAGCGTGCTTGCCGTCAACCTCGCCTTCAATCCGGGATCGGCGTTGCTGGATCCGAAAACCCACCATCTCAAGGAGGATCTGAGCCTTCGAGTCAGATCCTCGGCGATGCCGTCGCGGCACACCTGGACCAAGGGCATGCTCCCCGGGCTGATGGCGGTCCCGCTGACCATCGGCGGGCAGATCGAACGTTGGCCGTTTGACCGCTATCGCTCGGGCCCACTGGAAGTCGAGATCTTCTATGGCTCCGAGACCGATCGCGCCCCGGCCCACGTGCCCGTCACCTTCGTCGACCACCTCTCGGGGTGGCAGCTCACCGCGACCAGGCCTCAGGCGGACGGACCGTATCGGCTGTATCTGCGGCGATCGCTGAGCACCGCGGCGTTCGCCATCGTCATCCTCGGCGTGCTCATCACGATCGCCAGTCTGGCTCTGTTCGTTGCGATTCAGACCGCGCGGGACCGGCGACCGTTCCAGCCGCCGATGACGACGTGGTACGCGGCAATGCTGTTCGCGGTGGTGCCGCTGCGAAACGCGCTACCCGGCTCACCGCCCTTCGGCAGCTGGGTCGACATCACCGTCGTGATCTGGGTCCTCCTCGCGCTGGCGGTCTCGATGGTGCTCTACATCGGCTGCTGGTGGCGACATCTGAATCCACCGGCGCTCGCCGCCGCGGCGCCGGCCGCGGAGCCCGCACCCTCGCGTAGCTAA
- a CDS encoding type VII secretion-associated protein translates to MNEHRPVIEAGPRAIRRLCCGTSGVDESEEPDVVRAALDAIDDRVALVGERPVPVAALWEAALRSATCGCAGGMVVVHPSWWSPSRVGVVTAAAARVAGEVRARPRSWLLTQASRAEPTVVVEITERLVAITATDVAAIPCNADPQSVAEDVAEVITGTAPAAVLIDTPTSVAGAPALAAAIADAIRGGGRMTPDVLEINDIRLARLARTAVPARPVASEPDTAPRPWGARTRGALAAAAVVVAAAAPAAMVPRGPGEAPPKPVEAAPTTFLVEGRVALSVPATWPARRVVTGPGSARVQVTSPADPEVALHITQSPVAGETLSGAAERLKRAIDAEPPGLFVDFNPSDTSVGRPAVTYREVRPGHHVRWTVLLDGPVRISVGCQNRPEDEGAVRDACEQAVRSAHAIG, encoded by the coding sequence GTGAACGAACACCGTCCCGTCATTGAAGCCGGGCCCCGCGCCATCCGTCGGCTGTGTTGCGGCACAAGCGGAGTCGACGAGAGCGAGGAGCCCGACGTCGTCCGAGCGGCCCTGGACGCGATCGACGACCGCGTCGCGCTGGTGGGGGAGCGGCCGGTACCCGTCGCTGCGCTGTGGGAAGCCGCGCTGCGGTCGGCGACCTGCGGGTGCGCCGGCGGCATGGTCGTCGTGCACCCGTCCTGGTGGTCGCCTTCGCGCGTGGGCGTGGTGACCGCGGCCGCGGCGAGGGTGGCCGGCGAGGTCCGCGCGCGCCCGCGATCGTGGCTGCTGACGCAGGCGTCGCGCGCGGAACCGACGGTGGTCGTCGAAATCACCGAGCGGCTGGTGGCGATCACGGCGACCGACGTCGCCGCCATACCTTGCAACGCCGACCCGCAATCCGTCGCCGAGGACGTCGCGGAGGTCATCACCGGCACGGCTCCCGCGGCCGTACTGATCGACACGCCGACGTCGGTTGCCGGGGCACCGGCACTGGCGGCGGCGATCGCCGACGCGATACGCGGGGGCGGCCGGATGACCCCAGATGTGCTGGAAATCAACGATATTCGGCTTGCCCGGCTTGCGCGGACAGCCGTCCCGGCCCGCCCGGTGGCCTCGGAGCCGGACACCGCCCCGCGCCCGTGGGGCGCGCGGACGCGGGGCGCGCTGGCCGCAGCCGCCGTCGTCGTCGCCGCGGCGGCCCCGGCCGCGATGGTGCCGAGGGGGCCCGGCGAGGCGCCCCCGAAGCCGGTGGAGGCCGCGCCCACAACGTTTTTGGTGGAAGGCCGGGTGGCGCTGTCGGTGCCGGCGACGTGGCCGGCGCGGCGGGTGGTCACCGGGCCGGGCTCGGCGCGCGTGCAGGTCACGTCTCCAGCCGATCCCGAGGTCGCTCTGCACATCACCCAGTCGCCGGTGGCCGGGGAGACGCTGAGCGGCGCCGCCGAACGGCTGAAGCGCGCGATCGACGCCGAACCCCCCGGGCTGTTTGTCGACTTCAACCCGTCCGACACCAGCGTCGGCCGGCCCGCGGTGACCTACCGCGAGGTGCGCCCGGGTCATCACGTGCGCTGGACGGTGCTGCTCGACGGGCCCGTGCGCATCAGCGTCGGATGTCAGAACAGGCCAGAGGACGAGGGCGCGGTGCGCGATGCCTGCGAGCAGGCGGTCAGATCCGCCCACGCGATCGGATGA
- the glmM gene encoding phosphoglucosamine mutase — protein MGRLFGTDGVRGVANRELTAELALALGSAAARHLASASTPGRRIAVIGRDPRASGEMLEAAVIAGLTSQGVDALRVGVLPTPAVAYLTGAYDADFGVMISASHNPMPDNGIKIFGPGGRKLDDGTEDQIEALVGDPGLRPVGAGIGRIVDAEDAADRYLRHLSKASTVRLDGLTVVVDCAHGAASAVAPRAYRAAGARVIAINAEPNGLNINDNCGSTHLDSLRSAVVAHRADLGLAHDGDADRCLAVDADGNLVDGDHIMVVLALAMHEADELASRTLVTTVMSNLGLHLAMRSAGITVRTTGVGDRYVVEELRAGDYSLGGEQSGHIVMPALGSTGDGIVTGLRLMNRMAQTGSSLAHLASAMQTLPQVLINVTVADKATAATAPSVQSAVGQAEAELGDTGRILLRPSGTEPMIRVMVEAPEEDIAQRLATRVAEAVSAAH, from the coding sequence ATGGGTCGACTATTCGGCACCGACGGTGTCCGTGGGGTCGCCAATCGCGAGTTGACCGCCGAACTGGCGCTGGCGCTGGGTTCCGCGGCCGCGCGGCACCTGGCGAGCGCGTCGACGCCGGGCCGGCGGATCGCGGTGATCGGCCGCGATCCGCGGGCCAGCGGCGAAATGCTGGAGGCCGCGGTGATCGCCGGGCTGACCAGCCAGGGAGTCGACGCGCTGCGGGTCGGGGTCCTGCCCACCCCCGCGGTGGCCTATTTGACCGGCGCCTACGACGCCGACTTCGGGGTGATGATCTCCGCCTCGCACAACCCGATGCCCGACAACGGCATCAAGATCTTCGGGCCCGGCGGCCGCAAGCTCGACGACGGCACCGAGGACCAGATCGAGGCCTTGGTCGGGGATCCGGGGCTGCGCCCGGTCGGCGCCGGGATCGGTCGGATCGTGGACGCCGAGGACGCCGCCGACCGCTACCTGCGTCACCTGAGCAAGGCCAGCACCGTGCGGCTCGACGGGCTGACCGTGGTGGTGGACTGCGCCCACGGCGCGGCCTCCGCGGTGGCCCCGCGCGCGTACCGCGCGGCCGGCGCGCGGGTGATCGCGATCAACGCCGAACCCAACGGGCTCAACATCAACGACAACTGCGGCTCCACGCACCTGGATTCGCTGCGCTCGGCGGTCGTCGCCCACCGCGCCGACCTGGGCCTGGCGCACGACGGGGACGCCGACCGGTGCCTGGCCGTCGACGCCGACGGCAACCTCGTCGACGGCGACCACATCATGGTGGTGCTCGCGCTGGCCATGCACGAGGCCGACGAACTGGCCTCACGGACACTGGTGACCACCGTGATGAGCAACCTGGGATTGCATCTGGCCATGCGTTCGGCCGGAATCACGGTACGCACCACCGGTGTTGGCGATCGTTACGTCGTGGAGGAACTGCGGGCAGGCGACTACAGCCTGGGCGGCGAGCAGTCCGGGCACATCGTGATGCCCGCGCTGGGCTCGACCGGGGACGGCATCGTCACCGGGCTGCGGCTGATGAATCGGATGGCGCAGACCGGCTCGTCGCTGGCGCACCTGGCCTCGGCGATGCAGACGCTGCCGCAGGTGCTGATCAACGTCACGGTCGCCGACAAGGCGACGGCGGCCACCGCGCCCTCGGTGCAGTCCGCCGTCGGGCAGGCCGAGGCCGAATTGGGCGATACCGGCCGAATCTTGTTGCGCCCGTCGGGCACTGAGCCCATGATCCGCGTGATGGTGGAGGCCCCGGAAGAGGACATCGCGCAGCGGCTCGCCACCCGGGTCGCCGAAGCGGTCAGCGCCGCGCACTGA
- a CDS encoding DUF2510 domain-containing protein, producing the protein MTGPYRQFSLPLVEHTGAIAFFQQRTYTVTGTLDQCERAYRRAQNHNLLAGWWSVLSLVVMNWAALLSNWGAIRQVRKLAEQPGAGDVPAAPAAAPIGPPPGWYRDPSGAGHRYWDGLRWTSWTNPPSAPPLASPR; encoded by the coding sequence GTGACCGGCCCTTACCGCCAGTTCTCCCTCCCACTCGTCGAGCACACCGGCGCGATCGCCTTCTTCCAGCAGCGCACCTACACCGTCACCGGCACCCTCGACCAATGCGAACGGGCGTATCGCCGCGCGCAGAACCACAACCTGCTGGCCGGCTGGTGGAGCGTGCTGTCGCTGGTGGTGATGAACTGGGCTGCGCTTCTTTCCAATTGGGGCGCCATCCGCCAGGTCCGCAAGCTGGCCGAACAACCCGGCGCCGGCGATGTCCCCGCAGCGCCCGCGGCCGCCCCGATCGGGCCGCCGCCGGGCTGGTACCGCGATCCGTCGGGGGCCGGGCATCGCTACTGGGACGGCCTCAGGTGGACGTCCTGGACCAATCCGCCCAGTGCTCCGCCGTTGGCGTCGCCGCGGTAA
- the glmS gene encoding glutamine--fructose-6-phosphate transaminase (isomerizing): MCGIVGYVGQQPACDVVMAALRRMEYRGYDSSGIALANGSGPSAGTLTVSRRAGRLANLEEAVAQMPPSSLTGTTGLGHTRWATHGRPTDRNAHPHRDAAGKIAVVHNGIIENYANLRHELEAQGVEFASDTDTEVAVHLVAQTYRHGETAGDFVASVLAVLRRLDGHFTLVFANADDPGTIVAARRSTPLVLGIGDGEMFVGSDVAAFIPHTRNAVELGQDQAVVITADGYQITDFDGNDDVEYREFHIDWDLAAAEKGGYEYFMLKEIAEQPAAVADTLLGHFVDGRIVLDEQRLSDQELREIDKVFVVACGTAYHSGLLAKYAIEHWTRLPVEVELSSEFRYRDPVLDRSTLVVAISQSGETADTLEAVRHAKEQKAKVLAICNTNGSQIPRECDAVLYTRAGPEIGVASTKTFLAQITANYLVGLALAQARGTKYPDEVAREYHELEAMPDLVARVLATIKPVAALAYQFAQSPTVLFLGRHVGYPVALEGALKLKELAYMHAEGFAAGELKHGPIALIEDDLPVIVVMPSPKGSAVLHAKLLSNIREIQARGAITIVIAEEGDDTVRPYADHLIEIPSVSTLLQPLLSTIPLQVFAASVAQARGYDVDKPRNLAKSVTVE, translated from the coding sequence ATGTGCGGAATTGTCGGCTACGTCGGGCAGCAGCCCGCCTGTGACGTCGTCATGGCCGCGCTGCGCCGGATGGAGTACCGCGGGTACGACTCGTCGGGCATCGCGCTGGCGAACGGCAGTGGCCCCTCGGCAGGCACCCTGACGGTGAGCCGCCGCGCCGGCCGGCTGGCGAACCTGGAAGAGGCCGTCGCCCAGATGCCGCCGTCATCCCTGACCGGCACCACCGGGCTGGGGCACACCCGGTGGGCCACCCACGGGCGCCCCACCGACCGCAACGCGCACCCGCACCGCGACGCCGCCGGCAAGATCGCCGTGGTCCACAACGGCATCATCGAGAACTACGCGAACCTGCGCCACGAGCTCGAGGCCCAGGGCGTGGAGTTCGCCAGCGACACCGACACCGAGGTCGCGGTGCACTTGGTGGCGCAGACCTACCGCCACGGCGAGACCGCCGGCGATTTCGTCGCGTCGGTGCTCGCGGTGCTGCGCCGCCTCGACGGCCACTTCACGTTGGTGTTCGCCAACGCCGATGACCCCGGCACCATCGTCGCCGCGCGCCGCTCCACCCCGCTGGTGCTCGGCATCGGCGACGGCGAGATGTTCGTGGGTTCCGACGTGGCGGCCTTCATTCCACACACCCGCAACGCCGTCGAGCTCGGCCAGGACCAGGCCGTGGTGATCACCGCCGACGGCTACCAGATCACCGACTTCGATGGCAACGACGACGTCGAATACCGCGAGTTCCATATCGATTGGGATCTGGCCGCCGCCGAAAAGGGCGGCTACGAGTACTTCATGCTCAAGGAGATCGCCGAGCAGCCCGCCGCCGTCGCCGACACCCTGCTGGGCCACTTCGTGGACGGCCGGATCGTGCTCGACGAGCAGCGCCTGAGCGATCAGGAACTGCGCGAGATCGACAAGGTGTTCGTGGTGGCCTGCGGCACCGCGTATCACTCCGGGCTGCTGGCCAAATACGCCATCGAGCACTGGACGCGGCTGCCGGTCGAGGTGGAGCTGTCCAGCGAATTCCGTTACCGCGACCCGGTTTTGGACCGCAGCACCCTGGTGGTCGCCATCTCGCAGTCCGGCGAGACCGCCGACACGCTCGAAGCGGTGCGGCACGCCAAGGAGCAGAAGGCCAAGGTGCTGGCGATCTGCAACACCAACGGCTCACAGATTCCGCGCGAGTGCGACGCGGTGCTCTACACCCGCGCAGGCCCGGAAATCGGGGTGGCGTCGACGAAGACGTTCCTGGCGCAGATCACCGCCAACTATCTGGTCGGCCTGGCGCTGGCGCAGGCCCGGGGCACCAAATACCCCGACGAGGTGGCCCGGGAGTACCACGAGCTGGAAGCCATGCCGGACCTCGTCGCGCGGGTCCTCGCGACGATCAAGCCGGTGGCCGCGCTGGCTTATCAGTTCGCCCAGTCGCCGACGGTGCTGTTCTTGGGCCGCCACGTCGGCTACCCGGTGGCGCTGGAAGGTGCGCTCAAACTCAAGGAATTGGCGTACATGCACGCCGAGGGATTCGCCGCGGGCGAACTCAAGCACGGCCCCATCGCGCTGATCGAGGACGACCTGCCCGTCATCGTCGTCATGCCGTCCCCCAAGGGGTCGGCCGTGCTGCACGCCAAGCTGCTGTCGAACATCCGCGAGATCCAGGCGCGCGGGGCCATCACCATCGTGATCGCCGAAGAGGGTGACGACACGGTGCGCCCCTACGCCGATCACCTGATCGAAATCCCCTCGGTGTCAACGCTTCTGCAGCCGCTGCTGTCGACGATCCCGCTGCAGGTGTTCGCCGCGTCGGTGGCCCAGGCGCGCGGCTACGACGTGGACAAGCCGCGCAACCTGGCCAAGTCCGTCACCGTCGAGTAG
- a CDS encoding dienelactone hydrolase family protein has translation MARIRKLVAALHRRGPHRVLRGDLAFAGLPGVVYTPEEGLNLPGVAFGHEWLTGAARYSNLLEHLASWGIVAGAPDTQRGVAPSVLNFAFDLGTALDIVSGVRLGPGNISVHPAKLGVVGHGFGGSAAVFAAAGMPAKPAAVAAIFPSITSPPAQQPAATLKVPGVIFTAPGDRTTLNSHALALAEAWDPATLRIVSKAEPGGLVEGRRLAAVLGLPGPHRRTQRSVRALLTGYLLYTLGGDKKYREFADPEVHLPGTDAIDPEAEAIPLEEKIVALLK, from the coding sequence GTGGCCCGCATCCGCAAGCTCGTCGCCGCTCTGCACCGCCGTGGTCCGCATCGGGTTTTGCGGGGTGACCTGGCTTTTGCCGGTCTGCCGGGAGTGGTGTACACGCCGGAGGAGGGCCTGAATCTGCCCGGCGTGGCGTTTGGCCACGAGTGGCTCACCGGCGCCGCCCGCTACTCGAATCTGCTCGAGCATCTGGCGTCGTGGGGCATCGTGGCCGGCGCTCCGGACACCCAGCGGGGCGTGGCCCCCTCGGTGCTGAATTTCGCCTTCGATCTGGGTACCGCGCTCGACATCGTGTCGGGTGTGCGCCTCGGGCCCGGCAACATCAGCGTGCACCCCGCCAAGCTGGGCGTGGTCGGTCATGGTTTCGGCGGCTCGGCCGCGGTATTCGCCGCCGCCGGAATGCCCGCCAAGCCCGCGGCGGTGGCGGCCATTTTTCCCAGCATCACCAGCCCGCCGGCCCAGCAGCCCGCGGCGACGCTCAAGGTGCCGGGAGTGATCTTCACCGCGCCGGGCGACCGGACGACGCTGAATTCCCACGCGCTGGCGCTGGCCGAGGCGTGGGACCCCGCGACGCTGCGCATCGTCAGCAAGGCCGAGCCCGGCGGGCTGGTCGAGGGTCGGCGGCTGGCCGCGGTGCTCGGCCTGCCCGGCCCGCACCGGCGTACCCAGCGGTCGGTCCGGGCACTGCTGACCGGATACCTGCTCTACACCCTGGGCGGCGACAAGAAGTATCGCGAGTTCGCCGACCCGGAGGTGCACCTGCCCGGGACGGACGCCATCGACCCCGAGGCCGAGGCGATTCCGCTGGAAGAAAAGATCGTCGCCCTGCTGAAGTGA
- a CDS encoding rhomboid-like protein, with product MAHASVRARVRSMTLTVWHFVSTAPLTYGWLLVLMATTIIQNHLTGRQLHSVLLHRSTNIHELGKNPLDVLFSSLLWIDGKNFEPYLLLFTLFLAPAEHWLGQLRWLTVGLSSHILATYISEGILYFAIEERDASQRLVHARDIGVSYFLVGVMAVLAYHIARPWRWGYLGVLFVIFGFPLITMDRVDLDFTAIGHFASILIGLCFYPLTRTRTRRSRQLSPAHLKAMARRSVPPADPG from the coding sequence GTGGCGCATGCATCGGTGCGGGCGCGGGTGCGCAGCATGACGCTGACGGTGTGGCATTTCGTCAGCACCGCGCCGCTGACCTACGGCTGGCTGTTGGTGCTGATGGCCACGACGATCATCCAGAACCATCTCACCGGCCGGCAGTTGCACTCGGTTTTGCTGCACCGCTCCACCAACATTCACGAGTTGGGCAAAAACCCGCTCGACGTACTGTTTTCCAGCCTGCTGTGGATCGACGGCAAAAACTTCGAGCCCTACCTGCTGCTGTTCACCCTGTTCCTCGCGCCGGCCGAACATTGGCTCGGCCAGCTGCGGTGGCTCACTGTGGGATTGAGCTCGCACATCCTTGCCACCTACATCAGCGAGGGCATCCTGTACTTCGCGATCGAGGAACGCGATGCGTCGCAACGCCTCGTGCACGCCCGCGACATCGGGGTCAGCTATTTCCTCGTCGGCGTGATGGCCGTCCTGGCCTACCACATCGCCCGGCCCTGGCGCTGGGGCTATCTCGGGGTGCTGTTCGTCATCTTCGGTTTCCCGTTGATCACGATGGACCGCGTCGACCTGGACTTCACCGCGATCGGGCATTTCGCCTCGATCCTCATCGGCCTGTGCTTCTACCCGCTGACCCGCACGCGCACCCGGCGCAGCCGGCAATTGAGTCCGGCGCACCTGAAGGCCATGGCGCGCCGCAGCGTCCCCCCGGCGGACCCGGGCTGA
- a CDS encoding WXG100 family type VII secretion target, whose protein sequence is MPVDSVLSYNFGEIEYSVRQEIHATSARFNAALDELRAHIAPLQQLWTSAAAAAYQAEQLKWHQSATALNEMLAALGNAVRDGADEVANADRRAAGVWGR, encoded by the coding sequence ATCCCCGTGGATTCGGTGTTGTCCTACAACTTCGGTGAAATCGAATACTCGGTGCGCCAGGAAATTCACGCGACATCGGCCCGCTTCAATGCCGCCCTCGACGAGCTCAGAGCACATATTGCGCCGCTGCAGCAGCTCTGGACCAGTGCAGCGGCCGCCGCTTACCAGGCTGAGCAGCTGAAATGGCACCAGTCGGCGACCGCGCTCAACGAGATGCTGGCCGCGCTCGGAAACGCGGTCCGCGACGGTGCGGACGAGGTGGCCAACGCCGATCGCCGGGCGGCCGGTGTGTGGGGGCGGTAG
- a CDS encoding LLM class F420-dependent oxidoreductase, translated as MRIGIALNYSGGFHEAVERVVELEKSGIEVAVVAEAYSFDAISQLGYLAAKTSTVELASGVLPLYIRTPSLLAMTAAGLDFVSDGRFRLGIGTSGPQVIEGFHGVPFDAPLGRTREIVEICRKVWRRERVQYDGKHYQLPLPADRGTGLGKPLQLINHPVRERIPISIAALGPKNVELTAEIAEGWQPVFYLPDKAASIWGEPLAAGAAKRDPALGPLDVMVHASLAIGDNVDERLAWVKPQLGLYIGGMGAKGRNFYHNLATRYGYGEVADRIQELYLSGRKQEAIDAVPDELVRGMSLIGPRGYVAERMAAFAEAGVTTLLLSPQATDRDESMRFVEEALQLQP; from the coding sequence ATGCGAATCGGGATCGCTCTCAACTATTCAGGTGGGTTCCACGAAGCCGTGGAGCGCGTCGTCGAACTGGAGAAGTCCGGCATCGAGGTCGCGGTGGTGGCCGAGGCGTATTCGTTCGACGCCATCAGCCAGCTGGGATACCTGGCCGCCAAGACCAGTACCGTCGAACTGGCGTCCGGGGTCCTGCCCCTCTACATCCGCACGCCGTCGCTGCTGGCGATGACGGCCGCCGGACTGGATTTCGTGTCCGACGGGCGATTCCGCCTCGGCATCGGCACCTCCGGGCCGCAGGTGATCGAGGGCTTTCACGGGGTCCCGTTCGACGCTCCGCTGGGGCGCACCCGCGAGATCGTGGAGATCTGCCGCAAGGTGTGGCGCCGCGAGCGCGTGCAATACGACGGCAAGCACTACCAGCTGCCGCTGCCCGCCGACCGTGGAACGGGCTTGGGCAAGCCGCTGCAGCTCATCAATCACCCTGTGCGCGAACGTATTCCGATCAGCATCGCCGCGTTGGGCCCGAAAAATGTCGAGCTCACCGCCGAGATCGCCGAGGGCTGGCAGCCCGTCTTCTACCTGCCGGACAAGGCCGCATCGATCTGGGGCGAGCCCCTGGCCGCCGGTGCCGCCAAGCGCGATCCGGCGCTGGGTCCGCTCGACGTGATGGTGCACGCGTCGTTGGCCATCGGGGACAACGTTGACGAGCGGCTGGCCTGGGTCAAGCCGCAGCTCGGTCTCTACATCGGCGGCATGGGCGCCAAAGGCCGCAATTTCTACCACAATCTGGCGACGCGCTACGGGTACGGCGAGGTCGCCGACCGGATCCAGGAGCTGTATCTGTCCGGCCGCAAACAAGAGGCCATCGACGCCGTGCCCGACGAGCTGGTGCGGGGCATGTCGCTGATCGGGCCGCGCGGATATGTGGCCGAACGGATGGCCGCCTTCGCCGAGGCCGGGGTGACCACGCTGTTGTTGAGCCCGCAGGCCACCGACCGCGACGAGTCCATGCGCTTCGTCGAGGAAGCCTTGCAGCTGCAGCCCTGA
- the rpsI gene encoding 30S ribosomal protein S9 has translation MTEAPVEASEASDVAAPAESYVFERPIQTVGRRKEAVVRVRLVPGTGQFNLNGRSLEGYFPNKVHQQLIKAPLVTVDRVESFDIYAHLHGGGPSGQAGALRLGIARALIVASPDDRPALKKAGFLTRDPRATERKKYGLKKARKAPQYSKR, from the coding sequence GTGACCGAAGCCCCGGTTGAGGCCTCCGAGGCCTCCGACGTCGCCGCCCCCGCCGAGTCCTACGTCTTCGAGCGGCCCATCCAGACTGTCGGCCGCCGCAAGGAGGCCGTGGTGCGGGTGCGCCTGGTGCCCGGCACCGGCCAGTTCAACCTGAACGGCCGCAGCCTGGAGGGCTACTTCCCCAACAAGGTGCACCAGCAGCTCATCAAGGCCCCGCTGGTGACCGTGGACCGGGTGGAGAGCTTCGACATCTACGCCCACCTGCACGGCGGCGGCCCCTCGGGGCAGGCCGGCGCGCTGCGCCTGGGCATCGCGCGGGCACTGATCGTGGCCTCGCCGGACGACCGTCCCGCGCTGAAGAAGGCCGGCTTCCTCACCCGTGACCCGCGCGCCACCGAGCGCAAGAAGTACGGCCTGAAGAAGGCCCGCAAGGCGCCTCAGTACAGCAAGCGCTGA
- a CDS encoding WXG100 family type VII secretion target yields the protein MAAPNPLSTDFDLMRSVAGTTDARNEEIRAMLQAFIGRMSGVPPSAWGGLAATRFKDVIDRWNAESVRLYHALHAIADTIRQNAATLQEAGHSHADRIAAAGGNL from the coding sequence ATGGCAGCACCAAACCCACTGAGCACCGACTTCGACCTGATGCGGTCGGTGGCGGGCACCACCGACGCCCGCAACGAGGAAATCAGGGCGATGCTGCAGGCGTTCATCGGCCGGATGAGCGGGGTGCCGCCGTCGGCGTGGGGCGGGCTCGCGGCCACGCGCTTCAAAGACGTGATCGACCGCTGGAACGCCGAGTCGGTGCGGCTCTACCACGCCCTGCACGCCATCGCCGACACCATTCGGCAGAACGCGGCCACCCTGCAGGAAGCCGGCCACAGCCATGCTGACCGCATCGCCGCCGCCGGCGGAAACCTGTGA
- a CDS encoding Rv1535 family protein yields MTAVRYDDVVPAPSAPPPGRTARPRRQPSTGSGNALMDMTTHVLTATLRQLYAALWRAGVIEVTA; encoded by the coding sequence ATGACCGCAGTTCGGTACGACGATGTGGTGCCCGCCCCGTCGGCGCCGCCGCCCGGGCGCACCGCCCGGCCGCGTCGGCAGCCGTCGACGGGCTCCGGAAACGCCTTGATGGACATGACCACCCACGTGCTCACCGCCACGCTGCGCCAGCTCTACGCCGCGCTGTGGCGGGCGGGGGTCATCGAGGTCACGGCCTAG
- the rplM gene encoding 50S ribosomal protein L13: protein MPTYTPKAGDTTRSWHVIDATDVVLGRLAVAAANLLRGKHKPTFTPNVDGGDFVIVINADKVAFSGQKLDKKLAYRHSGYPGGLSSRTIRELMDKHPDRVVEDAIVGMLPKNKLARQIARKLHVYAGPTHPHVAQQPVPYEIKQVAQ from the coding sequence GTGCCTACGTACACGCCAAAGGCGGGTGACACCACGAGGTCGTGGCACGTCATCGACGCCACGGACGTGGTGCTTGGCCGCCTTGCCGTCGCGGCAGCCAACCTGCTGCGCGGCAAGCACAAGCCGACGTTCACCCCCAATGTCGACGGCGGTGACTTCGTCATCGTGATCAACGCCGACAAGGTCGCCTTCAGCGGCCAGAAGCTGGACAAGAAGCTGGCGTACCGCCACTCGGGGTACCCGGGCGGTCTGAGCAGCCGCACCATCCGCGAGCTGATGGACAAGCACCCCGACCGTGTCGTGGAGGACGCGATCGTCGGCATGCTGCCCAAGAACAAGCTCGCCCGGCAGATCGCGCGCAAGCTGCACGTCTACGCCGGCCCGACGCACCCCCACGTCGCACAGCAGCCCGTTCCGTACGAGATCAAGCAGGTGGCCCAGTGA